A DNA window from Malus domestica chromosome 12, GDT2T_hap1 contains the following coding sequences:
- the LOC103433098 gene encoding protein NUCLEAR FUSION DEFECTIVE 4-like: MVAAEFTSGFGGFGNKEMRSFGFQVLHGRWFMVFASMLILSMSGATYMFGLYSNEVKISLGYDQTTVNLLSFFKDLGGNVGIIAGLINEVTGPWVVLLIGALMNFFGYFMIWMAVTGRTSKPRVWQMCLYICIGANSQTFSNTGAVVSCVKNFPESRGSVLGILKGLVGLSGAIITQLFHAFYGNDLKSLILLIGWLPASVSMVFLPIIRLIKYVRQSNELKVFYNLLYITLGLAGFLMAIIIIQHKLNFSRTEYIGSALVVTVLLCLPLGVVIFEELKIRKSKIRALNDQSELKVVAENPVPAPPPPPPVEVALPLAAESPQTQSQQKPTSCCSSRPNRGEDYTILQAVFSVDMLILFLATSCGVGGTLTAIDNLGQIGSSLGYPSDSISTFISLVSIWNYLGRVTSGFSSEVLLKKYKFPRPLMLTFVLLLSCAGHLLIAFGVPNSLYFASVIIGFCFGAQWPLIFAIISEIFGLKYYATLINVGGAASPIGAYLLNVKVAGNLYDAEALKQLKALGRTRKKGEDLRCVGVQCYKLAFIIMAAVAFFGSLVSFILVIRTRKFYKSDIYKKFREAAEVTESDNVAAASGGLVPPREIDSKAPVNSANPSTS, encoded by the coding sequence ATGGTGGCGGCTGAGTTCACCTCTGGTTTTGGTGGTTTTGGGAACAAGGAGATGAGGAGCTTTGGCTTTCAAGTTCTCCATGGCAGATGGTTCATGGTTTTTGCATCAATGCTTATCTTATCCATGTCCGGCGCGACGTACATGTTCGGCCTCTACTCAAATGAGGTCAAAATCTCTTTAGGCTATGATCAAACGACAGTCAATCTTCTAAGCTTCTTCAAGGACTTGGGAGGTAATGTCGGGATCATAGCCGGGCTCATCAACGAGGTAACAGGGCCATGGGTGGTGCTGTTAATCGGGGCGCTCATGAACTTTTTCGGGTACTTCATGATATGGATGGCGGTGACTGGTCGGACGTCGAAGCCTCGCGTGTGGCAGATGTGTTTGTACATCTGCATAGGTGCAAATTCACAGACGTTTTCAAACACGGGCGCGGTGGTGAGCTGTGTGAAGAATTTCCCGGAAAGTAGAGGTAGTGTTCTGGGGATTTTGAAGGGACTTGTTGGCCTGAGTGGTGCAATTATCACGCAGCTCTTCCATGCTTTCTATGGAAACGACTTAAAGTCTCTGATTTTGTTAATTGGTTGGCTTCCGGCTTCTGTTTCGATGGTGTTTCTTCCGATTATTCGGTTGATAAAGTACGTCAGACAATCGAATGAGCTCAAGGTTTTCTACAATCTTCTCTACATTACTCTCGGCCTAGCTGGATTTCTCatggctataattattatacaGCACAAGCTGAATTTTTCAAGAACTGAGTACATCGGAAGTGCTTTAGTTGTGACTGTGTTACTCTGTCTACCCCTCGGCGTTGTTATATTCGAAGAATTGAAGATCCGAAAGAGTAAAATAAGAGCGTTGAACGATCAATCTGAGCTCAAAGTAGTAGCCGAGAATCCAGTTCcagctcctcctcctcctcctcctgttGAAGTAGCCCTGCCACTTGCTGCAGAGTCCCCACAAACACAAAGCCAGCAGAAGCCAACTTCTTGCTGCTCCAGCCGGCCGAATAGAGGTGAGGACTACACCATACTGCAAGCAGTTTTCAGCGTCGACATGCTGATCTTGTTCCTTGCCACAAGCTGTGGTGTCGGTGGGACTTTAACCGCCATCGACAACTTGGGTCAGATTGGGAGCTCATTAGGTTACCCATCTGACAGCATAAGCACTTTTATATCTCTGGTGAGCATATGGAATTACCTCGGAAGAGTCACTTCCGGCTTCTCCTcggaagtgcttttgaaaaaatacAAGTTTCCTCGCCCCCTCATGCTCACTTTTGTGCTTCTCTTGTCATGTGCTGGCCATCTTCTCATAGCTTTTGGCGTCCCCAATTCTCTTTACTTTGCTTCGGTAATCATTGGGTTCTGTTTTGGGGCACAATGGCCATTGATTTTCGCCATCATATCGGAGATCTTTGGCCTCAAGTACTACGCTACTCTGATCAATGTTGGTGGTGCTGCTAGCCCTATTGGGGCTTACCTTCTCAATGTCAAAGTGGCCGGAAATTTATACGATGCGGAGGCCTTGAAGCAATTGAAGGCTTTGGGAAGGACTAGAAAAAAGGGGGAGGACTTACGTTGTGTGGGAGTGCAATGCTACAAATTGGCTTTCATTATAATGGCTGCAGTGGCATTTTTTGGGAgccttgtttcttttattttggtAATTAGGACTAGAAAATTTTACAAAAGTGATATTTACAAGAAGTTCAGAGAGGCAGCGGAGGTAACTGAATCGGATAATGTAGCTGCTGCTTCAGGTGGTTTGGTGCCTCCGAGAGAAATCGACTCCAAAGCTCCTGTGAATTCTGCAAATCCATCAACCTCCTAA
- the LOC139189836 gene encoding uncharacterized protein produces MEDDAKKLEEGLHKKDDDLIDKKVTTSSGHNGGGDVIAHDHEDEEMKKVDAVAPLEEKEIKGEEQPVLVVKQKSKRVATLDAFRGLTIVVMILVDDAGGAYARIDHSPWNGCTLADFVMPFFLFIVGVAIALAFKKIPKINDAVKKIILRTLKLMFWGIILQGGYSHAPDDLVYGVDMKQIRWFGILQRIALVYFVVALIETVTTKLRPTLLAPGHTSIFTAYKWQWIGGFVAFLVYMITTFSLYVPDWSFVVDEKDGPKKFLVKCGMRGHLGPACNAVGYVDRQVWGINHLYTQPVWRRLKACTLSSPSDGPLRKGAPDWCKGPFEPEGLLSSISAILSGVIGIHYGHILIHFKGHAERLKQWVSVAVVLIVIAVILHFTDAIPINKQLYSFSYVCFTGGAAGLVFSAFYLLIDVWGYRTPFLFLEWIGMNAMLVFVMAAQGIFAAFVNGWYYESEDNNLVNWIQNHVFIDVWHSERLGTLLYVIFGEILFWGVVAGILHKLKIYWKL; encoded by the exons ATGGAGGATGATGCTAAGAAATTGGAAGAAGGTCTTCATAAGAAGGATGATGATTTGATTGACAAAAAAGTAACAACGAGTAGTGGTCATAATGGCGGTGGAGATGTCATTGCCCATGATCATGAGGAtgaggagatgaagaaagtGGATGCGGTGGCTCCTCTGGAAGAGAAGGAAATCAAGGGGGAGGAGCAACCAGTTCTAGTGGTTAAGCAAAAGAGCAAGAGAGTTGCTACTTTGGATGCATTTAGAGGCCTTACCATAGTG GTGATGATATTGGTAGATGATGCTGGAGGAGCATATGCACGTATTGATCACTCACCATGGAATGGATGCACATTGGCTGATTTCGTGATGCCCTTCTTCCTCTTCATTGTAGGCGTCGCTATAGCCCTTGCCTTCAAG AAAATTCCGAAGATAAATGATGCAGTCAAGAAGATTATCCTAAGGACATTGAAGCTCATGTTTTGGGGAATTATTTTGCAAG GAGGATACTCCCATGCCCCTGATGATCTTGTTTATGGAGTTGACATGAAACAAATCCGATGGTTCGGCATCCTCCAG AGAATAGCATTGGTTTACTTTGTTGTTGCTCTAATTGAGACAGTCACCACCAAGCTCAGACCAACTTTACTTGCCCCTGGACACACCTCGATTTTCACTGCATATAAATGGCAGTG GATTGGAGGGTTCGTCGCATTCCTTGTCTACATGATCACAACATTTTCATTATACGTTCCAGATTGGAGTTTTGTGGTAGACGAAAAGGACGGACCGAAAAAATTCTTG gtGAAGTGTGGGATGAGAGGACATCTGGGACCTGCCTGCAATGCCGTTGGATATGTGGATCGACAGGTCTGGGGAATAAACCATCTCTACACACAACCCGTCTGGAGACGCTTGAAG GCCTGCACTCTTAGCTCTCCGAGTGATGGTCCTCTTCGAAAGGGTGCTCCAGATTGGTGCAAGGGGCCATTTGAACCTGAAGGCTTGTTGAG TTCGATTTCAGCTATCCTTAGTGGCGTCATTGGCATCCATTATGGCCACATTTTGATCCATTTCAAG GGTCACGCGGAGAGGCTCAAACAATGGGTCTCAGTGGCTGTTGTCTTGATCGTCATAGCTGTCATTTTACATTTCACAGATG CTATTCCGATCAACAAGCAACTCTACAGCTTCAGCTATGTTTGTTTCACCGGCGGTGCAGCTGGACTAGTTTTTTCAGCATTTTACTTATTG ATCGATGTTTGGGGCTATCGGACGCCATTTTTGTTCCTAGAGTGGATAGGAATGAATGCAATGCTGGTGTTTGTGATGGCAGCTCAGGGCATCTTTGCAGCATTCGTAAACGGATGGTATTATGAATCCGAAGACAACAACCTA GTTAATTGGATCCAAAACCATGTTTTCATCGATGTGTGGCACTCAGAGAGGCTGGGAACCCTCTTATATGTGATATTTGGTGAGATCTTGTTCTGGGGAGTAGTTGCAGGCATCTTGCACAAATTGAAGATATATTGGAAGCTCTAG